The bacterium nucleotide sequence GCGGGATTTGAACAGATTGAAAGAGATTTATGCAAGACAGCTTAAAGATAGCTTTTCTCCCGACTTCGTGTCCGAAGTGATAGACAGGATTGCTGGTGCAGGAAAGTTTAACAAAAAAGATAAAGATAATGATAAAGGTGAAGAAGACTCCGATGATAAAGATACCAAGGGAAAACAGGCAGTTGCCCCCTGGAGTATAATGGAGGTGGAGAGGATTTGCAAAGTCATACAGCAAGCCCAAGCTCAAGGTGAAGATTTAGATGAAAAAAGCCTGAAAAAACTGCTTGAGAAAGAGTCTGGACCCTTACTCAAGGCCATGTCAAACTCTATTGATATCGCTCTGTCAGGGCGGATGGCTACTTCCGGCCTCATGAGTTCCATCGACGGTGCGCTGGCACTCAGTCATGCCATAACCACACATGCCGTTGATGCGGACATTGACTGGTTTACTGCAATTGATGATCTGGTGGTAGACGAAGGTGAAGTTGGTGCCGGACATCTGAATACCCAGGAATTCAGTGCCGGAGTCTTCTACCGATATGCCAGTTTGAATATCCGGCAACTGGCTGCTAATATGGGAGGAGCCACAAGACCGGAGGCACTTGTCGTGGCAGCTCACCTGGTGCATCTTTTATCTACAGTTGTACCGACTGCCAAACAAAATTCTTTTGCGGCTTTCAACCCAGCGGATATGGTCATGACCTCATTCAGCGACATGCCGCTTTCCGCAGCCAATGCTTTTGAGCAGCCAGTTGAAAGAGACCGGAAAAAGGGAGGATATCTGATACCCTCTATCAAGGCTTTCGAAGATTACATGGATCGGGTTTATACTGGCTTTGGCCTTGATGATCGAAAGGCGGCCTTTTCCCTATGGAATACTGCTCTTGAGCCTAAAAAAGCCACTTTGGAAGAACTGAAAAAATGGGTTATGAATGACGGAGTATGAGGTGTATGAGATATGAGAGAGTATTTAATTTTGCGATTACAAGGGGTAATGCAAAGCTGGGGGGGACATACTTATGAGGACTATCGGCCAAGCAGCCTTTTCCCATCCCGCAGCGGCCTGATTGGTTTATTAGCTGCCTGCCTGGGAATAGACCGGCAGGATAATGCAAGGCAGCAAGCCTTATCAGACAGCTTCATCTTTGCCGTTCGTTCTGATGAGAGCAAACACCCGGTCCGAAAGGTTATTGATTTTCATACGGTTATGGATGCCCGCAAGGTGGATGGAACGGTTAACAAGAATCCGGTAGTTTCAAGGCGTGAATATCTCTATGATATTTGCTTTACAGTGGCCATGCAATTCAGGGAAGGAGCTTGTTTTAGCCTGGAAGCTGTTAAAAAGGATATCCAATGTCCTGTCTACACACCCTTTTTAGGGCGGCGGTCCTGTCCTTTGGGACAGCCGTTATTCCATTCCGTTGTTTCGGCCAATAGCCTTTTAGCTGCTTTATCCATGATTGAGCCCAAACGCGGCACTGTTTACAGCGAAGAAGCAGAAGGGAGCTCAAATCGTCTGGTTATGCGGGACATGCCTCTGTTCACCGGAAAGCGGCAATTTTCCACACGCTCCGTTTTTATTCATGCACAAGGAGGCCAAGATGCACTTAAGTGAACTTTCCATGGATTGGTCATTGACTCAAAATCCCTATAAAATTCATCGGCATCTCTGGCAGGCTTTTCCTGGGATGCCCGATAGCAATCGCCCGTTTTTATTCCGCGTAAATCCAGGGAAAAAGGGAGAACCCTCACAGGTTATAATGCAATCGGATGTTACTCCTAATCGAGCGTCATTGCCTCACGGGTGTTCACTGCTGCGAACCAAGGGAGTAAGTCCTTCTTTCAGAGAGGGCCAATTCCTGCGCTTTCTCGTATGCGCCAACCCGACGAAACGGCTGAATCAAGCCCGCTGTCGAGTACCCCTCATTGATGAAACGGCATTAATCGATTGGCTGGCAGGTAAACTAAATGAGGCGGCGGAACTTGAAGAAGCCCAGGTTTTCAGCAAGAGAATCCTTTACTTTCGCAAGGATAACCAGCCGGGTAAGATAGTAACCGTAACCTTTTCCGGCATCCTTCTCGTCAGGTCTCCTGAAAAACTGCTTAACCTCGTGCAGAGGGGAATAGGTCCTGCCAAGAGTTTTGGCTGCGGGCTTCTTTCCCTGGCGAGGGCGTGACCATGCTGCCGCCG carries:
- the cas7e gene encoding type I-E CRISPR-associated protein Cas7/Cse4/CasC; this encodes MSEKNFLNIHVIISHNPSCLNRDDMNMQKSAIFGGVRRVRVSSQCLKRAIRKSEYYLNNLGEPSVRTRDLNRLKEIYARQLKDSFSPDFVSEVIDRIAGAGKFNKKDKDNDKGEEDSDDKDTKGKQAVAPWSIMEVERICKVIQQAQAQGEDLDEKSLKKLLEKESGPLLKAMSNSIDIALSGRMATSGLMSSIDGALALSHAITTHAVDADIDWFTAIDDLVVDEGEVGAGHLNTQEFSAGVFYRYASLNIRQLAANMGGATRPEALVVAAHLVHLLSTVVPTAKQNSFAAFNPADMVMTSFSDMPLSAANAFEQPVERDRKKGGYLIPSIKAFEDYMDRVYTGFGLDDRKAAFSLWNTALEPKKATLEELKKWVMNDGV
- the cas5e gene encoding type I-E CRISPR-associated protein Cas5/CasD, producing MREYLILRLQGVMQSWGGHTYEDYRPSSLFPSRSGLIGLLAACLGIDRQDNARQQALSDSFIFAVRSDESKHPVRKVIDFHTVMDARKVDGTVNKNPVVSRREYLYDICFTVAMQFREGACFSLEAVKKDIQCPVYTPFLGRRSCPLGQPLFHSVVSANSLLAALSMIEPKRGTVYSEEAEGSSNRLVMRDMPLFTGKRQFSTRSVFIHAQGGQDALK
- the cas6e gene encoding type I-E CRISPR-associated protein Cas6/Cse3/CasE, which translates into the protein MHLSELSMDWSLTQNPYKIHRHLWQAFPGMPDSNRPFLFRVNPGKKGEPSQVIMQSDVTPNRASLPHGCSLLRTKGVSPSFREGQFLRFLVCANPTKRLNQARCRVPLIDETALIDWLAGKLNEAAELEEAQVFSKRILYFRKDNQPGKIVTVTFSGILLVRSPEKLLNLVQRGIGPAKSFGCGLLSLARA